The DNA segment aagcccttcttcaggattcctgaagaagggcttatgcccgaaatgtcgattctcctgttcccaggatgctgcctgacctgctgcgcttttccagcaacacattttcagctctgatctccagcatctgcagacctcactttctcctctttgcagTAGTACCAATCCATAGCAGTGACTATTGACTACAATCAATAGAAGAGAACCTAATACTCAaataaactggaaatgacataTCTTCATGGACATGACACCCATTATCATTATCACCTTATCACCTAACTTTTCCCGTTCACAGAGGGAACCATAAGCAACTAAGGTGATCATCACAggggtcaacatttcaggtagtTCCATAGCTCAGGGTTGAAATCATTCAGGGACAAGGGGAGCGGACACATGCACACCACTCACCAACttacacaatgttccaaagcTCAGTACAACTACCTTCCTATAaatctgttcaaacaaaacactCGCTACATGTCAGAGTGAGAACCAAGATGTTTATTGAAGGGAAGCAGTCACCTGTAACCCTAACATGAAAGTATATTTGCGGTGGTATTACTGAGTGCCTGTCTGGTAGAGATCATTCCGAGTGGGTGaaaattcagcacctcctccaggattCCAGCTCTTCACATCTTCACCCGAAGGTGAGCAGTGAGCAGGAGCATCGGAAACCTGAaagctttttccacacagagactAGGTGGATAGTTCACACCTTGTAAAGATCCCATTAAAGCTTGAAGAATTAACCCAATTTCAACTCCCCAAGCCCAATGCAGGGATGAGCGCGCGGTAGGGAGATAGACAGAGAGGTGGGAACAgaaaaggggtgggggggggaggaggtcaGAGCAAGAGGGGCACAGGAAGGAGGCTGCAAGAGAAAGGCAGCAGGGAACAACAGGGGAAATACAGTGACACATGGTGGAAATCACAGATACAATCCCCCTAAAAATGTCAGTGCAGTGTGGAGTTAGCTTATCCAGCCGGTCCGGGTTACAGCTCAGACCGTCAGGCAGGTCAGCCCAGAGTCAGTAAGTTCCACATGGTGATCTCTCCAGGAGGCAGCACCAGCTCTTTGGGTCACTGTGAGAAAGGACAGGCcggtatcagtgtgtgtgtgagacagacagCGCTGCAGCTAGTCTCTcagggaaatggcagaggtaCAGAGTGATAACCTTACCCGGCACAAACTGTACAACAGCAACGGACAACTGGCAGGTAGGCAACACCAACATAGATGGGGGGAGGGACCCTGGGGAGATAGGTGAGGGAGTAGGGGGTGGAAAGAGAAGTGGGGAGAAGCAGAGAGGGAGTTCAGAGGGAACAGGGAGGGAGCAAATGTCACCAGATATCACACAGCCGATTTGTTAGAGAGGTGAATGAACAACGACAGGGGAGTGTTAAAGAGAGATCAGTGACTGGCTCCCTTTAATAACATGACAGCTCATGTAACAAAGTGGAACAGAATGACCATTATCATTTACAACCCACACAAACTCTGTACAATATCTTCTTGTGTACGTTTTGATCTGTACAACCTATTTATAGAGAATGTCATAGTGTCCTGGCCTGTACAACAGGAAGACCCTGGGCTCCGAGCCCTCAGGGAAGATATGCTGGTTGGTTGAGTTTCCTTCTCCTCTGTCCATGTATTCCACCCGGATCGAGGTGTTCAGAGCCTGCGCTAACGCGATGATGTGAATGTGGTCGCTCTCCTTGGCCATTGGCTCCACTTCCTGGGGAGGGGAACacggaatgggaaataaatttgGCAATCGATTCATCCAGCCCCAGTTTTCGCAGCCTTCTCTCCCAGGAATGGAGAAAACAAGTGGGCAACTGTCTACTGCCTCCTCTCCTGATCTTGTGGACTGGGGGGAAATCACCTCCCATCAGATCCACTGCGTTATCAGAGGGACCAACTTTCAGGAAGGAGAGCTGCCCGCAACACCTCTGGTTCCAGATcaataaatggaaagaaaatgaagGGAGGTGCAAAACAGAATTATAAGGATAGTATCAAACAGAGTGACTGACCAGACTTTGACAAAGACCAACAAAAGCTGAAAGGTGATAAGAGGGTTTGAAAATGAAGAAAGGTTTGAATAGGGGGGAAACTCAAGCCTGGAACATCAATATCAAACAGTCCTGAGAGTTCTGaataagtgacatcctcagtgcttgggagtctcctgtgaagcgcttctgtgatctttcctccggcatttgtagtggtttaaatctgccgcttccggttgtcagttccagctgtccgctgcagtggtcggtatattgggtccaggtcgatgtgcttattgattgaatctgtagatgagtgccatgtctctaggaattccctggctgttctctgtttgggttgtcctataatagtagtgttgtcccagtcgaactcatgttgcttgtcatctgcgtgtgtcaCAAAAGTgcgtcacaggaggctcccaagcactgaggatgtcacctagacaggggacgaaacgtatgcaacaaattcccagctcggcaaacagaaccacaacaacgagcacccgagctacaaatcttctcacaaactttgaagttctGAATAAATCCTatggggaattcaggagaaacaccCTCCCTGCCAGagactggggagaatgtgctccCACACGGAGGGGTCGAGGAGACTGTTTGAGGAAAaagctggataaacacatgggacagaaacaaacaaaagcataATGTGATGGAGGGAAATAACGAGGGGACTAGGCAGTGGGAGGAGGCTTGCGATAAGCAGAAGTGCAAGCACAGAGTCAAAGTGCTGAACTCTCCAGCAATCGAGTCTGTCAGTCCCATAACAGAGGAGTGCTGAGCAGGGTCAGTGCTCCCACCTCAGTTACTGGCAATGACCAGTTAGTGACAGTGCCCAGTGGATCTGTATCCATCAGCTGTCTCAGTGTACAGAGTTGTCAGGCAGAGAGGGGGAGTGGGTGGACAGCATCGCAAAGAGGGGTAGAACActcttgtaaaaaaaaacactcgtAAAAAAACTTCACCTGCTGACAGAATTCCTTCACTGTACGGCCTCCCTCAATGAAATGTTCAAAGAAAGCAGATTCTCGCTGAAGATAGCCTGAGGTGAGGAGTCTCAGGTAAACTACCAGGTAGTCAGACGTGCTCTGGTCATTAAACGCTGTCATCAGGTTAGACAATGAACCCTGCTTCTCCACGAGGTCAATCACATCCATAAACTACAAAACAAACAGGGAAACAGCCTGTCAAAGCAGACTGCCATCTATATCCAAGCCAATATTACATTGTGACAGAACCCCCCTCATCCTACTGCTTCTGAAAAATAGCATGAAGTTTACAGGCAACAGAACACCTCCTGCACATACCTTTCTAAGTATTGTTGGAGACTGTATCAGCTTAACCATTATATCCTTCCCCTGTAAAACAGCATCTCTTCAACCAAATGACTTCTCCTtgcaacaggccattcaacctccCTCAAGCCtgaaacacaggaacagaaagaggccactcagcccctctcctTGTGCCTAtaacacaggatcagaaagagaccaCTAAGCCTGTCTAGcctgctacacaggaacaggaagtgatcattcagtgagattacaGCTGAGTTGTGTTGATGGTTAGGGTGCTGTTAGTGTACAGACTCCCCCACTGCACTCCCcccaagccccccccccccacttcaggCAGTTTGAAGGATTCACATGCCGCAGAATCCCCCACAGCACTCCATTCACCAGATGATTTCCTAGGATCAGGGAGTCTCGCCCAATGAGTGACCTGGACGAATATCCTCTGGTTATTAGAAAGATGTCATTGAACCACACAAGATGCTGAAGGTGCACAGACAGGATCTATACATTATGTGATAGACTCCCCAGCCAGGGTGAGAGTGTCTTGGAAAAGGGGCCAAGTTACTTCAAACTGAGTTGAGGAGCAAAGTGTTCACACAGCAAGGGGCATACATTTGGAATCCCCTACCTGCCCTCCAATCAGCCTGGTATTTAAACAGTTTCTGCACTGATTGAAGCTGTGCTCACATCTCAGTGGGGAAAAGGGCTTCACTCCCGACCTGAGCTTATGGAGCACATATGCACTGACCCACGGCAGTTACAGCATGAGGACGAGCAGAGCCACACTGACCGTGTTGTGGAAATCCTCGATTGTGAATTCTGTGAAACCCTGGGTCACCAAATCTTCTTTGCTCTTCGAGGCAATAGCTTTAAATCTGTAAAGAAAACAGTGGCAGAAATCGTTGGGAAAGAATTTGCTAGCTTTTATCCAATAAAGCAGAGTCAAACATTTTCTGATAAAAATCTCTGGCTGCCATGTAACAAGACAGTACAAGGAGGCTAGCCATGTGGGCAGGGTTTCAGGGTCAATAAGATTTTGGGGGGGGTGGTGGCTAGGGATCGGTACTGGGACCATAATTACTTACATTAGTCGCTTAGATGAGGGAAGGGGATATACTGTCACTGACTTtgtggataacacaaaaataCATGGAAGGGCAAATGCTGAGGgtaacagcatctgcagagagatatgggctcTGCACTTTGACAGGAGGACTACATGAGCTGAATATTAGTTAAATGAAGACAGACCACAGAAACCTACATAACAGAGGGATCTGTGAGTCCTTGCGCATAAATAACAAAAGCAAACATCCAAATTCAGGGGGAAACAGGGAAGATAAATGGAacggtctttatttcaaaggggatgatgtataaaaatagggaagctTTGCAAAAGCTATACTTTGCTAAAACTGCTAGAATACCAcggacagttttggtctccttatctaaggaaagacaaactggctttggaggcagtccagagaaggttcactcagctaatcccaggtatggagggacgaTCTTACGAGGAtatgttgagtagattgggcctgtaatcattgatatttagaagaatgagagacgacattatctcagagtaaagggctgcagatttaaatcagagatgaggaggaatttcttctctcagaaagtaCTGAATCTATAGATTTCTTTTTAACTGCAGAGGGTTGAAGAGGCTGGGTtgtgaagtatattcaaggttgagagagACTTTCAATTAGTATGTGAATTGAAGGTTATGGGGAATAGGCAAGGAGGAGGAGGTGAgggtatcagatcagccatgatagactgaatggcctactgctggtCCTTTGTCTTATGATCTAAGGTGATGTAGGTAGGAGCTGCTTGGAGATGGGTGTTGTCGGGGAGATTCATACTTCTGTAACTGTTTGCTGTCCTCAAGGAGAGCCTCCAGATGTGCAAAACCAAACGCTCGATAGAAACAGTTGCCATCTGGTCTGGTCTTCCGTATACAACAATAGCGTTTGTGCAGGTCCTGGGAGAGGAAAGAAACAGGAATATGAGAGGGGCCCAGGCTGCTGCGCGTCAAGATCTGTCTCCTACACTGGCACAGTCTGCTCCGTGTcgaggttctctctctctccccccgcccCAGGTCAGCGCTGACAGAGTGCTAACCTATGAAAGTTCCTGCCTGCCTTCCTGTTGATCCAGCCAATGTTGAATGAAGAATTATAGTGTGTCCAGGACAGCAGGGACTTACTGATGAAAACAACTCCTGAGACGGGGTTAAGGGCTATAAAACCCAGGCCATATCTCGCCACCACTTTCCAGCAACAACTTTCCCAGTATTCAAATCACTGTCTGTGTCCCTCCAGCCACATTTTCCTCTCAAAGCAGAAAATGCACTTACCTTGACTTTTAACTGATAGACCTGGTCATCCTCAGCATACTCCTTGTAGAGCACAGACAGCTCTAACTTCTCTGATACTAATGGGTTTGTTGTGGCTATCTGTCAGAGTAACAAAAGGTCACAAGGTGAGTCTGAAATTCTGAGCCACATACTGACAGGCTTAATAATATCATCTGGGTCAAAACCCAAACCCCTGACATTTTCCTTCACTCCTTTAAATTCCTGAGCCAGCTGAAAGATGGAGCTCTGAGCTAGTGGTTTGGAGTCTGGTTTAGTGGGTCACTATCAAAGGAGGTGGGAGAGGATATGTGGGGATGGGGCAGGCCAGGAAGAAAGGATGTTAACAAGAACAGGAAAACAGACCCAATCGATCAGTGCCATTGTGGTAAGAAGTGATGGCAGGGAACCCAACAAGAGGACTCAGCTCCTCACTCAGGGATTCGTGTCTTATCAAAGGCATAACCAATCGCACAAGATTGGACTGCGCAAGACATCGCTGCCAAACCAGACCTGGGGTTGGAGGAGAGGGTCTTTCTCCAACTCCGAAAATTAAAAAGACATTCCCTCAGCtccatccccatcaaacacttctggGATAGGGACAACAAGGTGTATCTGAAAATAAAGTTTCCCTCATACTAACCCCATTGCTCTGGGACTTTACCCAAGGGGGTAAAATGAAAGCTCCTTTGGTCTTTTCAAGGAGTTCAGGGAGAAAAATACAACAGCCCCTCCTGGGGAGTCATACCGGGATCAAACATAAATTAAAAAGTCAAACAGAAACTTATACAGCAGAACAGAAACTTACTAAATTCAAATCTCATCTCCTAGGCTGATGATGTATTTCAGCCCCTGCAGGGCCCATCGCTCTCGAACGGCCTTGATGGTCATGGTGAGTGCCgcatgctccctctccagggacacctgaGTGTGAATGTAACTGAGAAAGAGGGGCAGACAGTGGGGAATGCCCAGCCCCGTCTCGGCctactgcctggacctgttattAATGGTCACTTGGCCAGACCCAGTAGTTGTCCACCCCTCCCCCGCACCAGGCGTGGGACGGAAGTGCAACCAAACTTTAAGCAGCAGCTAGAAAGAGGCTGCAAACAGACATATTCCACATAGATATGGAAAATCACTTCCTCCAGGCCACAGACCAAGCACCTCGCCCGTCACTCAGTGAATTTCCTACGGCTGCACGGGGTGATCacatgcaacaccctccaccccagatgtAACATGGGACGATCCTTTCTGTAGTTaaccctccactggggatccccgcCACTGAAGAGTCAAACATCACAACAAGGAGTCCCTGGGTGACGGGTGGAGACGGGCAGAGCGCATACTACCAGCCTGAATAGGGAATGCCTCTGCACTGTTTGAAAGAGCATCAGGAGGATTTCCTTCAGGCAGCTCAGAGTCCGTGGCACAGGGCTGATGTCGAGTTCCAGGTGGAGAGTTTGTCTGGATGCTGACCGCATGCACGCTCCGAGCCACCTCAACTTCACGTGAGGAGCCTGGGCCAAGCACCTTATTGGTCAGGCTGTGTATGACACACTATGCTGAATGACAGCTCCGCCCACCTTGCCCAACCAGCCCGCTCCTCCACCATCCAGCAGATCCTGAGCTCTCTCCTCCCTCAGCCAGTTCAAACCGCTCGAGGAGGAACTTGTTATTGAGCAGTGGCTCCCAACTGAGTGCCACCAACTCCTGTAGGAGACAGCTCCTGTGCAAGTTGAATTAGAACTAGAATTGACATCCCCTGCTTAGCAACTCTAACACATCGCTCTACAACCCTTCATCTCCTAACCTAACAAAACCCAACCCCAACAATCTCATCTCTGACGTCTGTAACTAATTCCCCAGATTGTTATATTGGGGGGCAGTGGGTTCTAATAGCTGGAAAGGCggagcaggtgtggcagcacctgtgcagggAAAAcacaggtccagtgaccctccctcagaactgatgacaGCTAGAACAAAGGTaggttttatgcagaagatagagcAGGGGGAGGGCTGAGGGatgaggagtaaacgataggaGGAAGTCGACCCAAAACAGAGGGAGGAACAGTTGGACTAGGAGTAGATAATgatcagtctgggagaatgaatggctgctaatggggactattagtggctaacaatgggctgTGTGTAATAGTAGACAATGTGATAACAAGTAAAAAGCAAAAGAAGCTGCAGTTGTGACAGAAACTGCTTCTTGATATCACGCGTGAGTAGCCACGTTGAACTCTTAAGATATTGCCCCTGACTCTGAACTCCGCAAAACAGGAAATAGGATTTAATTGGGCAAATCAAAACTATTAGAAATTTTAAACACCTAAAGCAAAATTTCTCTTCATAGCCCACATTCATAGACACAAGTACACTCACTCCTTTGTAACTGTGTAACCTCACAGACACACAGCAGGCACCAATGAGCACCTGTCCCAGCAAAATCCAGACAATGGCTCTGCAAGCCAAAGTTCTCCAAAACTTGGAATTGAGCAAAAGTGGACCGATCCATTGCTACAGCACAGAATTCAATTCTGACCTTCAAACAGGGTCTGCACAGGTGCCCCGAGGAAGAGTCATcggacccaaaactttaactttgatttctcttcacaattgctgccagacctgttgagcttttccagcaacttcagtttttgtttagaGTCTGCAGAGAACTCACTGGTattgatgcaggtacagaatcTTGAGTTCGGGATCTGACAGCAGACCAATTCAAATTCTCAACTCCATCCTGGACCAGCAAGTAGCTGAGCAGAAAGGGGTGACAAGTCTACTCTTCCTTAACTCAATGTAGCCTCGAAGTAGTGAAGCCACAAGGTTTCAGAGTGGTTTCCCTGCTCAAAGAGAACAGTGTAAAGGTGAATACAAATGCTTGCCCACAGAAACAGAAGCTCTGCAGATGGAGACTCACCTGACTTGAGATGCTGGGTTGACTGACCTGACTCATGTAGATGGCTATCAAGTAAAGAAACCCATCACAACTCACTCACTGGCACGTGGTAAAGCAGCCATAACACACATTGCAAGAGATCAGCTTGACTTTCTGACCAGGATTCACACCCGAGACTTAAAATCCTAAGGATTTTGAAGTCACTCCACCTGACAATGGAGCGGCAAtcggaaagcttgtgatttgaaataaacctgttcgaccaataacctggtgttatgtgacttcaaTGAAATTGTCCAATGAAACAGATTGAATGGTCTCTCATCTGTCAGATCTGGCACCAGACAGCTACCCCATGTTTCCCCAAGTAACAACACCTCAAAGCAGTTGACAAAACCAAACCACTGCGAGCAGCCCACAGCAATCAGCTCCTGTCATTTGATTCAACAGCCCCATTCACAATTGGTAGGACATTACTTCAGCCACGTTGAACAACATTCATACCCCTTTGCAACAAGAGGCAGCACTCCGGCAGATTCTCCTATACCATgatagggaactggagcacccactgCCCCTCACAATGGCAACTCAAATCGTTCACTACTCTGGAAGATTCATTCTCTCTCTGGTCACATCTTGTGTGGGAGGATGCAGAGTTAACCAGGAGAACAGCTTTCCCCAGTTCTTCAGGTACATTGGTGTGTTCCAACACTCAGATCTTCTCCACAAATTTATCAAGTGCCTTCAACTTACTCAGATTCCCTTAGTGTAGAAGAATATGCTGGTCACCATCCGACTACATCACAGTAACGGCGNNNNNNNNNNNNNNNNNNNNNNNNNNNNNNNNNNNNNNNNNNNNNNNNNNNNNNNNNNNNNNNNNNNNNNNNNNNNNNNNNNNNNNNNNNNNNNNNNNNNNNNNNNNNNNNNNNNNNNNNNNNNNNNNNNNNNNNNNNNNNNNNNNNNNNNNNNNNNNNNNNNNNNNNNNNNNNNNNNNNNNNNNNNNNNNNNNNNNNNNNNNNNNNNNNNNNNNNNNNNNNNNNNNNNNNNNNNNNNNNNNNNNNNNNNNNNNNNNNNNNNNNNNNNNNNNNNNNNNNNNNNNNNNNNNNNNNNNNNNNNNNNNNNNNNNNNNNNNNNNNNNNNNNNNNNNNNNNNNNNNNNNNNNNNNNNNNNNNNNNNNNNNNNNNNNNNNNNNNNNNNNNNNNNNNNNNNNNNNNNNNNNNNNNNNNNNNNNNNNNNNNNNNNNNNNNNNNNNNNNNNNNNNNNNNNNNNNNNNNNNNNNNNNNNNNNNNNNNNNNNNNNNNNNNNNNNNNNNNNNNNNNNNNNNNNNNNNNNNNNNNNNNNNNNNNNNNNNNNNNNNNNNNNNNNNNNNNNNNNNNNNNNNNNNNNNNNNNNNNNNNNNNNNNNNNNNNNNNNNNNNNNNNNNNNNNNNNNNNNNNNNNNNNNNNNNNNNNNNNNNNNNNNNNNNNNNNNNNNNNNNNNNNNNNNNNNNNNNNNNNNNNNNNNNNNNNNNNNNNNNNNNNNNNNNNNNNNNNNNNNNNNNNNNNNNNNNNNNNNNNNNNNNNNNNNNNNNNNNNNNNNNNNNNNNNNNNNNNNNNNNNNNNNNNNNNNNNNNNNNNNNNNNNNNNNNNNNNNNNNNNNNNNNNNNNNNNNNNNNNNNNNNNNNNNNNNNNNNNNNNNNNNNNNNNNNNNNNNNNNNNNNNNNNNNNNNNNNNNNNNNNNNNNNNNNNNNNNNNNNNNNNNNNNNNNNNNNNNNNNNNNNNNNNNNNNNNNNNNNNNNNNNNNNNNNNNNNNNNNNNNNNNNNNNNNNNNNNNNNNNNNNNNNNNNNNNNNNNNNNNNNNNNNNNNNNNNNNNNNNNNNNNNNNNNNNNNNNNNNNNNNNNNNNNNNNNNNNNNNNNNNNNNNNNNNNNNNNNNNNNNNNNNNNNNNNNNNNNNNNNNNNNNNNNNNNNNNNNNNNNNNNNNNNNNNNNNNNNNNNNNNNNNNNNNNNNNNNNNNNNNNNNNNNNNNNNNNNNNNNNNNNNNNNNNNNNNNNNNNNNNNNNNNNNNNNNNNNNNNNNNNNNNNNNNNNNNNNNNNNNNNNNNNNNNNNNNNNNNNNNNNNNNNNNNNNNNNNNNNNNNNNNNNNNNNNNNNNNNNNNNNNNNNNNNNNNNNNNNNNNNNNNNNNNNNNNNNNNNNNNNNNNNNNNNNNNNNNNNNNNNNNNNNNNNNNNNNNNNNNNNNNNNNNNNNNNNNNNNNNNNNNNNNNNNNNNNNNNNNNNNNNNNNNNNNNNNNNNNNNNNNNNNNNNNNNNNNNNNNNNNNNNNNNNNNNNNNNNNNNNNNNNNNNNNNNNNNNNNNNNNNNNNNNNNNNNNNNNNNNNNNNNNNNNNNNNNNNNNNNNNNNNNNNNNNNNNNNNNNNNNNNNNNNNNNNNNNNNNNNNNNNNNNNNNNNNNNNNNNNNNNNNNNNNNNNNNNNNNNNNNNNNNNNNNNNNNNNNNNNNNNNNNNNNNNNNNNNNNNNNNNNNNNNNNNNNNNNNNNNNNNNNNNNNNNNNNNNNNNNNNNNNNNNNNNNNNNNNNNNNNNNNNNNNNNNNNNNNNNNNNNNNNNNNNNNNNNNNNNNNNNNNNNNNNNNNNNNNNNNNNNNNNNNNNNNNNNNNNNNNNNNNNNNNNNNNNNNNNNNNNNNNNNNNNNNNNNNNNNNNNNNNNNNNNNNNNNNNNNNNNNNNNNNNNNNNNNNNNNNNNNNNNNNNNNNNNNNNNNNNNNNNNNNNNNNNNNNNNNNNNNNNNNNNNNNNNNNNNNNNNNNNNNNNNNNNNNNNNNNNNNNNNNNNNNNNNNNNNNNNNNNNNNNNNNNNNNNNNNNNNNNNNNNNNNNNNNNNNNNNNNNNNNNNNNNNNNNNNNNNNNNNNNNNNNNNNNNNNNNNNNNNNNNNNNNNNNNNNNNNNNNNNNNNNNNNNNNNNNNNNNNNNNNNNNNNNNNNNNNNNNNNNNNNNNNNNNNNNNNNNNNNNNNNNNNNNNNNNNNNNNNNNNNNNNNNNNNNNNNNNNNNNNNNNNNNNNNNNNNNNNNNNNNNNNNNNNNNNNNNNNNNNNNNNNNNNNNNNNNNNNNNNNNNNNNNNNNNNNNNNNNNNNNNNNNNNNNNNNNNNNNNNNNNNNNNNNNNNNNNNNNNNNNNNNNNNNNNNNNNNNNNNNNNNNNNNNNNNNNNNNNNNNNNNNNNNNNNNNNNNNNNNNNNNNNNNNNNNNNNNNNNNNNNNNNNNNNNNNNNNNNNNNNNNNNNNNNNNNNNNNNNNNNNNNNNNNNNNNNNNNNNNNNNNNNNNNNNNNNNNNNNNNNNNNNNNNNNNNNNNNNNNNNNNNNNNNNNNNNNNNNNNNNNNNNNNNNNNNNNNNNNNNNNNNNNNNNNNNNNNNNNNNNNNNNNNNNNNNNNNNNNNNNNNNNNNNNNNNNNNNNNNNNNNNNNNNNNN comes from the Chiloscyllium plagiosum isolate BGI_BamShark_2017 chromosome 45, ASM401019v2, whole genome shotgun sequence genome and includes:
- the otub1b gene encoding ubiquitin thioesterase OTUB1b, encoding MEEMAEPGMGSWPLSTGTISKKQELSRGNKMGQGHYDLDDGEWNGKGQSLGWEIATTNPLVSEKLELSVLYKEYAEDDQVYQLKVKDLHKRYCCIRKTRPDGNCFYRAFGFAHLEALLEDSKQLQKFKAIASKSKEDLVTQGFTEFTIEDFHNTFMDVIDLVEKQGSLSNLMTAFNDQSTSDYLVVYLRLLTSGYLQRESAFFEHFIEGGRTVKEFCQQEVEPMAKESDHIHIIALAQALNTSIRVEYMDRGEGNSTNQHIFPEGSEPRVFLLYRPGHYDILYK